Proteins from one Peromyscus eremicus chromosome 8a, PerEre_H2_v1, whole genome shotgun sequence genomic window:
- the Dynll2 gene encoding dynein light chain 2, cytoplasmic, translated as MSDRKAVIKNADMSEDMQQDAVDCATQAMEKYNIEKDIAAYIKKEFDKKYNPTWHCIVGRNFGSYVTHETKHFIYFYLGQVAILLFKSG; from the exons GGAAGGCAGTGATCAAGAACGCAGACATGTCTGAGGACATGCAACAGGATGCCGTTGACTGCGCCACACAGGCCATGGAGAAATACAACATAGAGAAGGACATTGCTGCCTATATCAAGAAG GAGTTTGACAAGAAATATAATCCCACCTGGCACTGCATCGTGGGCCGGAATTTTGGCAGTTACGTCACGCACGAGACGAAGCACTTCATCTATTTTTACTTGGGTCAAGTGGCCATCCTCCTCTTCAAGTCAGGCTAG